A section of the Streptomyces sp. NBC_01408 genome encodes:
- a CDS encoding ATP/GTP-binding protein, translated as MDTEGTYDGQATRAGHVPRPAGPPPAPAAPPAPGSAPPKPAHAPAVGPSLADWLRTPRPAAEPGVWRFGHEPREGEDAEPVTDRSLLSGAVISFLACVLLWSLLTNGYIPYSDLPLRLFTPRDWWELGGRAADHRGAAALEAYALVLTGALVLWFSRLGSWGLAFERLVAVRGAGARVAGAAAGALFVMALISTKTLTAYDLAFAHLPYHELGRTGGLVVNLLYVVLYGPVLYFFARLAGWRGRSAPGAAPAAPAQPDRAAEDPAGWPQVRAAGLAEAAERLGGEIAAGRMNDVDYARIRRAWDSVRVDPSRLRAFADAVRDKGAGACVHPSGFRDLPARAARHDLLARQVLLGAAVDGAQNPYARRGTGLALDPDVLGTSLLAVGPSGTGKTARLVRPVVESLALQALAGQAAVVAVGAAGTRLGPDSAYDVVVRVGDPASVYDLDLYGGTTDPDEAATLLAEAFVGDIPGIDVRRAATALAQLLGPFRAAYGRFPAVPELRELLDQVPPALAGLRRTLEEAGQFTMLRELDARERQHGAPADPGPALADRVALLDRPAFAAFFNVGASDGGDFETTGQGRPFSLRALEHPIRVRVDLPERGHADASRMLARLLLAQFNAAAAARTDRSLFAFLAIDDASHTLTPETVRGVQRLRSANAGVLLTLRTLDDVPEALRTPLLGAVGCRMAFSGVTTWDGKRFAEAWGTEWVETRDVTHRTVFADQPLTRAIHAFRKLVTGKAVTTDAVTVRQVERERWSASDLAHAVPPGHAVLSLTSVRGERAAPLLVRLTGTA; from the coding sequence ATGGACACCGAGGGCACGTACGACGGACAGGCGACCCGCGCGGGTCACGTACCGAGGCCCGCCGGGCCCCCACCCGCCCCCGCGGCCCCACCCGCCCCCGGCTCCGCCCCGCCGAAGCCCGCCCACGCGCCGGCCGTCGGGCCGTCGCTGGCGGACTGGCTGCGCACCCCGCGGCCTGCGGCCGAGCCCGGCGTGTGGAGGTTCGGACACGAGCCGCGGGAGGGGGAGGACGCCGAGCCCGTCACCGACCGGTCGCTGCTGAGCGGGGCGGTCATCTCCTTCCTGGCGTGTGTACTGCTGTGGTCCCTGCTGACCAACGGCTACATCCCGTACTCCGACCTGCCCCTCAGGCTCTTCACCCCCCGCGACTGGTGGGAGCTCGGCGGCCGCGCCGCCGACCACCGCGGCGCGGCCGCCCTGGAGGCCTACGCGCTGGTGCTGACCGGGGCGCTGGTCCTCTGGTTCAGCCGGCTGGGCTCCTGGGGCCTGGCCTTCGAACGGCTCGTCGCGGTGCGCGGAGCCGGCGCCCGCGTCGCCGGGGCCGCGGCCGGGGCCCTCTTCGTGATGGCGCTGATCTCGACGAAGACCCTCACCGCCTACGACCTGGCCTTCGCGCACCTGCCCTACCACGAGCTGGGCAGGACGGGCGGGCTCGTCGTCAACCTGCTGTACGTGGTGCTCTACGGGCCCGTCCTCTACTTCTTCGCACGGCTCGCCGGATGGCGGGGCCGCTCCGCCCCGGGAGCGGCCCCGGCCGCCCCGGCGCAGCCGGACCGGGCCGCCGAGGACCCCGCCGGATGGCCGCAGGTGCGGGCCGCCGGGCTCGCGGAGGCGGCGGAGCGGCTCGGCGGGGAGATCGCCGCCGGGCGGATGAACGACGTGGACTACGCGCGCATCCGCCGCGCCTGGGACTCCGTACGCGTCGACCCCTCCCGGCTGCGGGCCTTCGCCGACGCCGTACGGGACAAGGGCGCCGGCGCCTGCGTCCACCCCTCCGGTTTCCGCGACCTGCCCGCGCGGGCCGCCCGGCACGACCTGCTGGCCCGCCAGGTGCTGCTGGGCGCGGCCGTGGACGGGGCGCAGAACCCCTACGCCCGCCGCGGCACCGGCCTCGCCCTCGACCCCGACGTCCTCGGCACCTCCCTGCTGGCCGTCGGCCCCTCCGGCACCGGCAAGACCGCCCGGCTGGTGCGGCCGGTCGTGGAGTCCCTCGCCCTCCAGGCACTGGCCGGCCAGGCCGCCGTCGTCGCCGTCGGCGCGGCCGGGACCCGGCTCGGCCCGGACTCCGCCTACGACGTCGTGGTCCGCGTCGGCGACCCCGCCTCCGTCTACGACCTCGACCTCTACGGCGGCACCACCGACCCCGACGAGGCGGCCACCCTGCTCGCCGAGGCCTTCGTCGGAGACATCCCGGGCATCGACGTACGCCGCGCCGCGACGGCCCTCGCCCAGCTGCTCGGGCCGTTCCGTGCCGCGTACGGCCGCTTCCCCGCCGTACCCGAGCTGCGCGAACTGCTCGACCAGGTCCCGCCCGCCCTCGCGGGGCTGCGGCGCACGCTCGAGGAGGCCGGGCAGTTCACCATGCTGCGCGAGCTCGACGCGCGGGAGCGGCAGCACGGCGCCCCCGCCGACCCGGGACCTGCCCTCGCGGACCGGGTGGCCCTGCTCGACCGGCCCGCCTTCGCGGCGTTCTTCAACGTCGGGGCCTCCGACGGGGGCGACTTCGAGACCACCGGCCAGGGCCGGCCCTTCTCGCTGCGCGCCCTGGAACACCCGATCCGGGTCCGCGTCGACCTGCCCGAGCGCGGGCACGCCGACGCCTCCCGCATGCTGGCCCGGCTGCTGCTCGCCCAGTTCAACGCGGCCGCCGCGGCCCGCACCGACCGCTCCCTCTTCGCCTTCCTCGCCATCGACGACGCCTCGCACACCCTCACCCCGGAGACCGTGCGGGGCGTGCAGCGGCTGCGCTCGGCCAACGCGGGCGTCCTGCTGACGCTGCGGACGCTGGACGACGTACCGGAGGCGCTGCGGACGCCCCTCCTCGGGGCGGTCGGCTGCCGGATGGCCTTCTCGGGGGTCACCACCTGGGACGGCAAGCGCTTCGCGGAGGCCTGGGGCACCGAGTGGGTGGAGACGCGGGACGTCACCCACCGGACCGTCTTCGCCGACCAGCCGCTGACCCGGGCCATCCACGCCTTCCGCAAGCTCGTCACGGGCAAGGCGGTTACCACGGACGCGGTGACCGTCCGGCAGGTGGAGCGGGAGCGCTGGTCCGCCTCCGACCTGGCGCACGCCGTACCGCCCGGGCACGCCGTGCTGTCGCTGACCTCCGTCCGCGGGGAGCGGGCCGCCCCGCTGCTGGTCAGGCTCACCGGGACGGCCTGA
- the gabT gene encoding 4-aminobutyrate--2-oxoglutarate transaminase, which produces MTAVPQERRIVTAIPGPKSQELQARRLETVAGGVGSVLPVFTARAGGGIIEDVDGNRLIDFGSGIAVTSVGASAEAVVRRASAQLADFTHTCFMVTPYEGYVEVCEALAELTPGDHAKKSALFNSGAEAVENAVKIARSYTKRQAVVVFDHGYHGRTNLTMALTSKNMPYKQGFGPFAPEVYRVPVAYGYRWPTGAENCGPEAAAQAIDQITKQIGADNVAAIIIEPVLGEGGFIEPAKGFLPAIVKFANDNGIVFVADEIQSGFCRTGQWFACEDEGIVPDLITTAKGIAGGLPLAAVTGRAEIMDSAHAGGLGGTYGGNPVACAGALGSIETMKELDLNAAAKKIESLMKARLTAMQEKYDIIGDIRGRGAMIAIELVKDPVSKTPFPEAAGALAKACHAEGLLVLTCGTYGNVLRFLPPIVIGEDLLNEGLDIIEAAFTGI; this is translated from the coding sequence ATGACCGCTGTCCCGCAGGAGCGCCGCATCGTCACCGCGATCCCCGGCCCCAAGTCGCAGGAGCTGCAGGCCCGCCGCCTCGAGACGGTGGCCGGCGGCGTGGGCTCCGTGCTGCCCGTCTTCACGGCCCGTGCGGGCGGCGGCATCATCGAGGACGTCGACGGCAACCGCCTGATCGACTTCGGCTCGGGCATCGCCGTGACCTCGGTCGGCGCCTCTGCCGAGGCCGTCGTGCGCCGCGCCTCCGCGCAGCTCGCGGACTTCACGCACACCTGCTTCATGGTCACGCCGTACGAGGGCTACGTCGAGGTCTGCGAGGCCCTCGCCGAGCTGACCCCGGGCGACCACGCCAAGAAGTCGGCGCTGTTCAACTCCGGTGCCGAGGCCGTCGAGAACGCCGTCAAGATCGCCCGTTCGTACACCAAGCGCCAGGCGGTCGTCGTCTTCGACCACGGCTACCACGGCCGTACCAACCTGACGATGGCGCTGACCTCGAAGAACATGCCGTACAAGCAGGGCTTCGGACCGTTCGCCCCCGAGGTCTACCGCGTCCCGGTCGCCTACGGCTACCGCTGGCCCACCGGCGCCGAGAACTGCGGCCCCGAGGCCGCCGCCCAGGCTATCGACCAGATCACCAAGCAGATCGGCGCCGACAACGTCGCCGCGATCATCATCGAGCCGGTGCTCGGCGAGGGCGGCTTCATCGAGCCGGCCAAGGGCTTCCTGCCGGCCATCGTGAAGTTCGCCAACGACAACGGCATCGTCTTCGTCGCCGACGAGATCCAGTCCGGTTTCTGCCGTACCGGCCAGTGGTTCGCGTGTGAGGACGAGGGCATCGTCCCCGACCTGATCACCACGGCCAAGGGCATCGCGGGCGGTCTGCCGCTCGCCGCCGTGACCGGCCGCGCCGAGATCATGGACTCCGCGCACGCGGGTGGCCTGGGCGGCACCTACGGCGGCAACCCGGTGGCGTGCGCCGGTGCGCTCGGCTCCATCGAGACCATGAAGGAGCTCGACCTCAACGCCGCGGCGAAGAAGATCGAGTCCCTCATGAAGGCCCGCCTGACGGCCATGCAGGAGAAGTACGACATCATCGGCGACATCCGCGGCCGCGGCGCCATGATCGCGATCGAGCTCGTCAAGGACCCGGTCTCCAAGACCCCGTTCCCGGAGGCGGCCGGCGCCCTCGCCAAGGCCTGCCACGCCGAGGGCCTGCTCGTCCTCACCTGCGGCACCTACGGCAACGTGCTCCGTTTCCTGCCGCCGATCGTCATCGGCGAGGACCTGCTGAACGAGGGCCTGGACATCATCGAGGCCGCGTTCACGGGCATCTGA
- a CDS encoding phosphatase PAP2 family protein gives MSETPRSRETEGDTSTGLPQRRTGHAFAHTPHRSDSRTPQTPRGARQPGPGGRPGTIPPVPGRPATLRRPTLRPPTLRQAALLAALCLLALCLVTWQVLVAGPLAAADEHLGRALVRTVPDAATERLADLGNIPVAVPVLVLAMAYAAWRGDRRGALAAGLAMALVPALVVPLKEWTARPGPLEPWAAGYYPSGHTATAAVAYLGAALLVSPYTRRNWPAAAALLLVGATAVGLVLRGFHWPLDVLASCFLCVPLLLAVSGFSRSGWSSRSGGFQPPK, from the coding sequence ATGAGTGAGACACCCCGCTCCCGGGAGACCGAGGGCGACACCAGTACCGGGCTTCCCCAGCGCCGCACTGGGCATGCGTTCGCGCACACTCCTCACCGATCGGACAGCCGTACGCCCCAAACCCCCCGGGGTGCACGGCAACCCGGTCCGGGCGGCCGTCCCGGAACCATCCCCCCTGTTCCGGGACGGCCGGCCACTCTCCGGCGCCCCACTCTGCGGCCCCCCACTCTCCGACAGGCCGCCCTCCTCGCGGCGCTCTGCCTGCTGGCGCTCTGCCTGGTCACCTGGCAGGTCCTGGTCGCGGGCCCCCTGGCGGCCGCCGACGAACACCTCGGCCGCGCCCTGGTGCGCACCGTGCCCGACGCGGCCACCGAACGCCTCGCGGACCTCGGCAACATCCCGGTCGCCGTACCCGTCCTCGTCCTGGCCATGGCGTACGCCGCCTGGCGCGGGGACCGGCGCGGCGCCCTGGCGGCGGGGCTGGCCATGGCCCTGGTCCCGGCCCTGGTCGTGCCGCTCAAGGAATGGACCGCCCGGCCGGGGCCGCTGGAGCCCTGGGCGGCCGGCTACTACCCCTCGGGCCACACGGCCACCGCAGCCGTCGCCTATCTCGGCGCGGCCCTGCTGGTCTCCCCGTACACCCGCCGGAACTGGCCGGCGGCCGCCGCCCTCCTGCTGGTGGGGGCGACGGCCGTCGGGCTGGTGCTGCGCGGCTTCCACTGGCCGCTGGACGTCCTGGCCAGCTGCTTCCTGTGCGTGCCGCTGCTGCTGGCGGTCAGCGGGTTCAGCCGGTCCGGATGGTCCAGCCGGTCCGGCGGGTTTCAGCCGCCGAAGTAG